CAACTTGATAAAAGAGCTATATTAGAGCAATTACCCGCTCTAATATCTGCCATAAAATCATCAATATCTAAAGCGATTAATTCTGTTTCTTCCAGTGCTACTGCCAAAATACCTCGTTGCTGTTTCGGAGTGGCACTAAATAATGCTTCTCCGGCATTAACAGCAAACAAATATCGACGAATACCCTTTGGTTCGTTGCCTTCAAAAAGAGTTGTAAATAATGCGAAAGAGCCAGATTGAACTATCCAAATTGTTTGCGAATCGTTCAAAAGTAATAGTTCATTTCCTTTAATTCGATTAACTTTTTGAATTAAATTAACCATAACTTTTTATCCTTCCATAGTGCCAATTAAATGAGCATAAGTTCCTTCTTGTTGGCGTAATTCTTCATGTGTTCCGCGTTGCACAACTTTGCCTCTTTCTAAAACGATAATTTCATCACAATCACGAATTGTACTAAGTCGATGAGCGACTACAATACAGGAACAGCCACGTCGCCGTAAGTTGCGATCGATAATTAATTCTGTTTCCGCATCCAAGGCACTTGTTGCTTCATCTAATACCAAAACTGCTGGATTTCTGACTAAAGCTCTGGCTATTTCTAAACGTTGGCGTTGTCCTCCACTCATGTTCATTCCGCCTTCATTCAAAACAGCATCATATCCACCTGGCATATTTAAAATTAGGTCGTGAATAGCGGCATCCATACAAGCTTCTACTAAGTCTGATTCCGGTACAGTTGCATCCCAAAGTGTTAGATTTTCTCGCACTGTCCCAGCAAATAAAAAGATATCTTGTTCAACCATTGCTAATGAATTGGCAAGAACAGAACGGGGATAATGCGATCGCAAAACACCATCAAACAAAATTTGTCCAGACCAAGGTACATAAAGTCCTGTCACTAACTTTGCAATTGTAGATTTTCCCGAACCACTACCACCTACCAACGCTACCCTTTGACCTGGTTTTAAACTTAAATTCAAATTTTCAATTAACGGTGAATCTAAACGATTATAGCCAAAAATAACATTGCGTAATTCAATATAACCTTCTAGTTGGAATGAATTTTGACTAATAGAAAACGAATGGCGAGCGGGAATTTCTTCCTCTTTACTTATGCGGTCTACTTCCGAGTCAACAGGGTTTTGTAAGACATCATCGAGTCTGTTTAAATCTGCCTCTAATTCTTGTAATGTACTGCCAAAATTAAGGAGATTGTTAACTGGACTTAAAAATTGATGAGTTAGACTTTGATAGGCAATCAACATCCCAATACTTAAGCTACCATTCATTACTCGTAAACCACCAATAATTAAGATAGAAGTAGTAGCCAAAGCGGTTAAAAAAGTAGGTAATATTGATAGCATTTGAGTTGGTAATGCTAACTCTTGTTGAGCATTGAGTAGCTTTGCATAGTACCCAGCAAACTTGGAAAATAAATCAAATTCTAAGCCACTAGCTTTGATAGTTTCAATTGATTGAATGCCACCTACTGCTACGCCACCAACTTTTCCGCTTTCTTGTGCAAGTCTCGTGTTTGTATCGATGCGATTGCGGGATAAAGATTGCAAAGCGAAGAAGTTTAGAACGGCAAAAAGAATCGCTATGCACGTTAATACCCAGTCATAGAGGAGCATAATAGCAGCAAAAAAAATTATCATTACAGAATCGATTACTGTAGTTGCTAGTCTCCCCGATAAAATATCTGCAACTTTATCATTTAATTGAGTACGACTGCTAATTTCTCCGGCAAAACGTTGAGCATAGAACCCTACTGGTAAGCGTAAAGTATGCCAAACAAATTGCCCTGACATGGAAACAGAAAGTTTGAGTAAAAGTCGTCGTAAATAAAAAAGTCGTAACCGTGCAAGTAACCCTTGGGCAATGGCAGTAAATAACATTCCTATTAGCAGCGGACGCAAACAATCAAGTCGATTTTCTACCAGAATTTCATCAACGAAAACTTGGCTAAAAGCCGGAACTGCTAAACGGGGAATTGTGAGTAGTAATCCTGCTGTTAAACAATATGCGATCGCCCAACCAGAACTTTTTAACCGCGAACTTAAAGTCCGAACAATACTTGGTTTTTTACCAATCTTTTGAAACTGCGAACCAGGCTCAAAAATTAGTACAACTCCCGTGTAAGCTTGTCTAAATTCTTCCAAAGAAACCGTTCTTCTGCCTGAAGCCGGA
The genomic region above belongs to Phormidium ambiguum IAM M-71 and contains:
- a CDS encoding NHLP family bacteriocin export ABC transporter peptidase/permease/ATPase subunit gives rise to the protein MTLVFIKLPPKRQIRRVRTPIVLQMEAVECGAASLGIILSYYGRIVPLAELRRECGVSRDGSKASNVLKAARLYGLEAKGFKKPFEELKTVDPPYIVFWNFNHFLVVEGFGKNRVYLNDPASGRRTVSLEEFRQAYTGVVLIFEPGSQFQKIGKKPSIVRTLSSRLKSSGWAIAYCLTAGLLLTIPRLAVPAFSQVFVDEILVENRLDCLRPLLIGMLFTAIAQGLLARLRLFYLRRLLLKLSVSMSGQFVWHTLRLPVGFYAQRFAGEISSRTQLNDKVADILSGRLATTVIDSVMIIFFAAIMLLYDWVLTCIAILFAVLNFFALQSLSRNRIDTNTRLAQESGKVGGVAVGGIQSIETIKASGLEFDLFSKFAGYYAKLLNAQQELALPTQMLSILPTFLTALATTSILIIGGLRVMNGSLSIGMLIAYQSLTHQFLSPVNNLLNFGSTLQELEADLNRLDDVLQNPVDSEVDRISKEEEIPARHSFSISQNSFQLEGYIELRNVIFGYNRLDSPLIENLNLSLKPGQRVALVGGSGSGKSTIAKLVTGLYVPWSGQILFDGVLRSHYPRSVLANSLAMVEQDIFLFAGTVRENLTLWDATVPESDLVEACMDAAIHDLILNMPGGYDAVLNEGGMNMSGGQRQRLEIARALVRNPAVLVLDEATSALDAETELIIDRNLRRRGCSCIVVAHRLSTIRDCDEIIVLERGKVVQRGTHEELRQQEGTYAHLIGTMEG